The following are from one region of the Leishmania mexicana MHOM/GT/2001/U1103 complete genome, chromosome 10 genome:
- a CDS encoding flagellar protofilament ribbon protein-like protein: MDSTVEEQNRFSATNSRGIAAASSVGSAASASSPMNTKTKKQLFMLQRAERLKDPKVRKMGIDREALDAQVREKEALRRLEKERNDYYDSQALLMDRHACALQQEVNSIRAAREKELQDYRQTFQKKEMGREWDLNDPEAQRKELPARIGDEDPRNGPSSLQKFEGEDLDYAARRAAQQRQQRQWAQQQVNEKLAKKWMEQERDRAFDDRNEEVNYRLYEVEQKVAEQRRLMEKNGADFNRALAEQQRREAVRAKEEDTRLGLQEMAYQMDSDFLNERETVVSELGASVRAERYKGMSEKQKALLRAGQDEQLRELRRRRLLEVEEKKQWSLQENMQLRMANALDRQRERERRAEREQLAETHKMQTQAAAERKAQLDELYKNAVDEDYFKYWDRCS, translated from the coding sequence ATGGACTCGACGGTGGAGGAACAAAATCGGTTCTCTGCGACCAACAGCCGCGGAATCGCAGCCGCGAGCTCTgtcggcagcgcagccagcGCTTCGAGCCCGATGAACACCAAGACCAAGAAGCAGCTCTTTATGCTGCAGAGGGCGGAGCGACTGAAGGACCCTAAGGTGCGCAAGATGGGCATCGACCGCGAGGCCTTGGATGCGCAGGTGCGTgagaaggaggcgctgcgccgcctggAAAAGGAGAGGAACGACTACTACGACAGTCAGGCGCTCCTGATGGACCGTCATGCGTGTGCACTGCAGCAGGAAGTGAACTCCATTCGCGCAGCTCGtgagaaggagctgcaggactACCGCCAGACCTTTCAGAAGAAAGAGATGGGCCGTGAGTGGGACCTCAACGACCCGGAGGCACAGCGCAAGGAGCTGCCGGCACGCATCGGCGACGAAGACCCTCGTAACGGaccgtcgtcgctgcagaAGTTTGAAGGCGAGGATCTCGACTACGCGGCACGcagggcggcgcagcagcggcagcagcggcagtgggcgcagcagcaggtgaaCGAGAAGCTCGCGAAGAAGTGGATGGAGCAGGAGCGTGACCGCGCTTTCGACGACCGAAACGAGGAGGTGAACTACCGCCTGTACGAGGTGGAGCAAaaggtggcggagcagcgcaggCTCATGGAGAAGAATGGGGCCGATTTCAACCGCGCGCtcgctgagcagcagcgacgcgagGCTGTGCgcgccaaggaggaggacactCGCCTCGGTCTGCAAGAGATGGCATACCAGATGGATAGCGACTTCCTCAACGAGCGCGAAACCGTagtcagcgagcttggcgccAGCGTCAGGGCGGAGCGCTACAAGGGCATGTCAGAGAAGCAGAAGGCCCTCCTGCGAGCCGGCCAAGATGAGCAGCTCCGTGAgctccgccgtcgtcgtcttttAGAGGTGGAGGAAAAGAAGCAGTGGTCTCTGCAGGAAAACATGCAACTGCGGATGGCAAACGCTCTCGATCGCCAGCGCGAGCGCGAACGCCGAGCTGAGCgtgagcagctggcggagacTCACAAGATGCAGACCCAGGCAGCAGCCGAACGAAAGGCCCAGTTAGATGAGCTCTACAAGAACGCTGTAGACGAGGACTACTTCAAGTACTGGGATCGGTGCTCGTAG